From the Halobacteriovorax sp. GB3 genome, the window AATTGAATTCGGTGGAACTCACTTCTTTGCGGTGTGATTGATTTAAAACCGGCGACAGGGAGATATCTTTCACCGTATTTAAAACACATTAAAATATGAGTAGCGATGAAATCAGCGGTATCGACAGGGAGTACACCATATTGATAGCCCGTTTTAAAGCCATCAACTTTAAGTTGAACCGTATCGTTTAAAATATCACGTGTTCGGGGGTCGTGTAGTGTGTCGTATGGGCAATCGAGAACAACGATATGAAAATCTAGCATTGAAACCTCTTTTGTGTGTCTATTTTTTAGAAAGTTGCTGAAGCAATAAATTTATTAAGAAAGAGAGTGGACTCATCCTTCTTTTGTTCCTCAATATAGAGTTTGCAAAAACGTTCATAGTCTTCATGGGAACCAAGTGCTGATGTTAATTCTTCTTTTGCGAGATGAAGTCTTTGAATATTATTTTCAAGTTCTAGTTGTCGCTGAATCCCTTGGAAGGTGTGAGATGTCATGGTCCATTTAATATTTTTAAATCCTGCTTTTTTTAAGTAAATTGATAATTTTCTTCCAGCAAAGAGATCGACTGTCAGATTTCTTCTGAGTGTTTCAATATAAGATTGAAGTTCAGCATTTTCACTCCAAAGGTTGATAAAGCAGCCATCAGTATCGACAAGGCAAATCTGACCATTTGGATTTAGGACTCGTCTAAACTCTTCTGTTACCTCAACAGGGTGACTGAGGTATTCATAAACAAAGCGGCAAAAAATAAAATCATAAGAATGGTCGGGTTGATCTATTTTTAATAGATCACTATGGAAGTAGTTAATCCTAGAATTTGGATCTGTATTTTGAGCTTGCTTCAATCTGAGCTCGGAAAAGTCGCAGGCATGAATTTCTGAGTTGGGTAGAGTTGATTCTAAATAGCGTGAGACCATTCCTGTACCACAGCCTGCATCTAAAATCTTTTTCTTGTTTCTTAGAGAAAAGTTTCTAAGTTCTTCTTTGTAGCAATAACCGTCGATAAGACTTTGTTTCTCAAGTCGAGAATACTCTTCACTCTTATCCATAATGTAATTTGGTGAACGCATGGAGGGCCCTCTTTTTTTGGATATTATTAGGATTTAAATAATATCGGAGCCCTTTGTACTTATTTTTAATAGTTTTTATTTATGAAAGAAAAATTTTAGTGATTTCAATTATTTGATCTGGAGCTTCTATGTGAGGATAGTGACCTGACTCTTTGATAAGTTTGAAATCTAGATTACGGTTTAGGTTAATGATGGGGTCGTGTATCGAATAGAGAACAAGAGAGTTCTTCTCATCAAAATTTTCTATGAGCTCTAGGGGAGCTGAGGCCCTGATGGCCAAGTAGGAATTGATATTAAAACTATACTCATCAGTGAGAAAAGAATAGTAAGCGGCCATAACATCTTTATTTACCCAATAGTTGAGAAAGAGCTCTTGGTAAGTTCCAACTATTCCTAGTGCTTGAATTCTTATTTCATCAAAACTTCTAGTAAAACTTTGAGTTAGTTGTTGTAATTGATCATACTTATCTTTGTCTTCTCGCTCAAAATGATCTTTTGCGAGCTTAATAATATTTAAGTCTGTATTTAACGGTTCTAGGTCGGGACAGATGTAGATGACTTTTTGGTTTTTAAGACCCAATTTCTTAATGAGTGCCAGTGCATATTGAGCACCAAAAGAGTGGGCAATAAGAACTGGAGGATTTTGAAATTGTTGAAACTCCTTAACTAGACTTTCGATGGCGATGTCGAATGAAACTTCCTTGACTTCATCTCTTATTTCAGAGGGCTCATTCCAAAAAGTGATTCTAAGATCGTTAGATCGAAACTTCGATTCGATCATTCTCTCATCTGCATGTGAATTAAGACCTGGTCCGCCATGGATAAATAGTAGATTCTTCATAGGCCATTTATACAACTTTTATTTTCTAATGTTAATTAAAAGAAACAAATCACCAACATTCTGTATAGATTTTTGGGTAAAATAAATAAAATCCTTAGGGGAGGCAATTATGGGGCACGTCTTAACAATAGAAAGAACGTTTAGAACTGACCATCATAAGCTCTTTTTGGACTTCGTTGATCCTAGAAAAATTGAACACTGGTTTTATGAGGAAGATTATTGGACAGCTCAAGCAGAGGTCGATCTAAAAATAAGAGGGAAGTACCGAATTGAAATGGTGACAGATATTGGAAACTCTTTTGTTCATTATGGAGAGTTTTTAGAATTTAATCCCGCTCATACCAAATTAAAATTTACTTGGAATTCTGGTGTTGTTGAAAACACTATTGTCGATATCGAATTTCGAGATCTTGCTAGAGCACGTTCGATGATTCGCATCCATCATGGGATGTTTGAAAGTGAAAGCTCTCGCGACAAGCATGAGTTAATTTGGAATAAGTGCCTTGATCATTTAGAGAAATATGTAGAAAATCCTACACCTTTTCCCATTTATCAAGACCCTGATTACAAAGACTCAGACGATTTTGAAGAAACTCGAGCTAGTTGACGATTAATTTTAAGAAGTAAGCTCAAGGATAGGGTAAAGAGAAAAAAGACGAGAACAAAAGATATTTTTGTTCCGAGGATCTCGTTACTAATTCCAAAGATGTAGTGAGTAAAACTAAGTCCCACACCAATGAAGGTCATGACTGCTGTTGTCATGTATTCACTTCTATCTTGATAAATTTCACTTATGTAATTCATGGCCACTGGAAAAAAGTAACTCTGAAAAAGACCTATGAGAACGTAGAAATACGGTGAGATTAAGAAACCAAGAAGAAAAGATGTCAGACTCGTTATCAGAGAAAAAACTAATATAGAGCCACTGCTGTAGCGCAGATTGATAAAACTAAAAGAAAGTCTCCCCAGACCTAAAAAAGCAAAGAAACAGCTTATCGAAAAGGCCGCTTGGTTTGGTGTGAATTGGTAAGCTTTCTCTAAAACATAGGGAAGTCTTGATGAAATAAGAATTTCTGCACTCACATAACTTGCTAGCATGACTCCAAAGAAAAACCTTTCGCTAAGAGGGACAGACTTTTTTAATGGAGACTTATTGATCTTAATCTTTTTCAATCCATTCAAAAAGAAGCTGATAAATAAAACCACAAAAGCGGCGAGACTAACGACAAGAAAGTATTCTTTCCATGTGAGAGAGTTACTAATAAAAAAAGTTAGAATGAAAGGAGCTGCAAAAGAAGTTGCTCCATAGACAGAATGAAGTCCGGCAAAAAGCTTTCTTCTATTCTTCTCATTACTTCCACTGGCAACAAGGATATTCATTGTAATTGTACAAATGGCAAGGCCTACTCCCAAAAGAACAGAGGCGAGAATGAGAAGAGGGAATTGATGTGACTGCCCACTATACCAATAGAGAATTCCACTCATACCTAGTAGGGCCAATGAGTATCTCGTTGCCTTAATTGGACCAAGAAATCCTAGCCAATAACGACTCGTGAAATTGAGAATGAGTCCAGAAAAGCTGGCCAATGAAAAAATGAGGGCCCCTTTAGAGGTTTCAAGATGAAAGTCTTTAAGAATTGAAGGGTAAGCTGGTCCTCGACCATTGTCGAGAAGGCTAAGAGCAAAAATTGCACCGTAGGCCAAGAAGAGGTAGGCTTTATTCATATTTATTCATACCCTTTTTCTTGTCTCTATAGCTATCGTTCTTTAATAATTGACCTGTTGAAAGTCCATATTTTTCCATACTGTTGATTGAACTCATTAATTCTCTCTCTTCAATACGATCTTCAAAAAAATCGATATAGCTTTCGATTTTTTTAATTAATTCTTCACCTGATTCATGAAGAGCTTCAATTCTAAATTGGTGTAATCCGTAGGGAAGGACTGTATTTAAAAGTCCTGAAGCAGACTGTGAAGTAGCATTGAACATTGTGTTACGGCACTCTTGATCAACTTTAATATAATGTGAATTTCCAAATTGATCTTTTAATTCCATTTTGTGCTTTTCACATGGCTTTCCACAATCTCTAAAGCTAGAGCCATTACTTAAAAAAGCGGCAAATACACAGTGTTCCATATGAAAACTTGGCATATATTGGTGAATAGTTAATTCTAAATTTTCTGCAGGGCCTTCTTTTAGCATCGATAGAAGCTGGGCCTCATTGAGATCATAACTGACAGAGAGTGATTCGAGTCCTTTTGAAAGAAGGTAATTGGCACTTAGAGCATTGGCGACATTTAAGCTAAAGTCTCCTCTTAGAGGTAACTCTGGATTATTCTTTTTCAAGTAGGAAATAGCACCTAAATTTCTCACAAGAACAAAGTCTGGATTAAGTCTGAGAATATGATTGAGGTGATGGTACTCTTTTGGTTTTAAAATTCTTGTTGTTGCAATAGCGCATTTTATATCAGAGTTTGAAAGCTTCTCTTTGAAAAGCTCTATTGTACCACTAAGAAATTTTGAAAATTCATAATCGAGTATGATGGAATCGATCTGTCTTGTCTCTTTGTCTGTGGTTGCTAAAAATTCAATTAATTTCTCTGCTTGAAGAGGTTCTCTAACAAGAATATTGAGTTTGGAGAGATTCTTTTCATAACTTTTTATCTCTCTATTTCGTGCAATCTCATAATCTTGATAGAAAGTGATCTGGCGATCGATTCTCTTCTGATTTAACTGTTCTATGGCCTTTCTTCGCAACACTTTGAGCTCTTTGTTGTTTAAGAAAGGTTGTGTCTTGTTTGTTATGATTTCAATTTCTTTCAACTCATAGGCACTTTGAGAAAGGGCACTAAGGGTTTTTTTTGACTTATTGAGATCAATTTCTGATTTAGCTTCTTCAAGAGGAGATTCACTAAGGACTGTGATTGTGTTCCCTAGGTCGTCTTGGATTGTTAAACTCGCTTTCTTTGAAACTTCTGCCAAAAATTCAATTGAAAGTGGAATTCTCTTCCAAAAATCTCTTGATTCAAAGCTCTTTACAGTTTCTTTTTCTAGTTGAGGCGAAGAGGTTAGATAGACGGTATCGTTTACTTGGATTTTTCTTAAGTCAAAATCTTTTGAAAAACTTAGCTCATACTTAGATTGATTGAGAATTTTTACGTCAAAAACCTTCGCTCCAAGTTCTCTTTTTTTTCCATTTTCAAAGGCAGTAAAAAGAAGACCTTCGCCTTTTAGGATATTCCTTTGAGAACCAATGATGAGTGTATTTCTCGTTTTATTTAAAACCTGACCTAATTTCAACCCTCTATTACTGCCGTAGCTTCCATCTACTAATTGCTGATGATCGACCCCATGCAGCCAACCACTGAAGAATCCTCTCGAGTAGGAAATGGCCATTTCTTCAATACTCTTCTTTAGCGATTCAGGATTGTATTGGTCATTAATTACTTCTTTATACGACTTTGCCGCTGTTGCCACAAAGCTTGGCGACTTTAATCGCCCTTCAACTTTGAATGACTCTACACCCATTTCAATGAGCTCTGGAAGCTCATTTATTCCACAGAGATCCTGTGGTGAAACAAGATAATTCTTATCAATGAGATCTTTCTTCTTTCCATCGACAATCATTTCGTATTCAAAGCGACAACTCTGAGCACATTGGCCTCTATTGGCCGAACGTCCACCAATACTTTCCGAAGTAAAGCATTGACCAGAGTAAGCAACACAGAGGGCACCGTGAACAAAAACTTCTAGTTCTTTTTGAGTCTTGCCACGAATTTCCTTTATCTCTTTAAGAGAGTTTTCACGACCAAGCACAAAGCGTTTGATATCTAGGTCATGAAGTAATTCAATGGCCTCACTATTTGTTACGGTCATTTGAGTCGATGCGTGAATTACTTGTTGGGGGGAAATGGCCTTAATTAGTTGAACGAGACCAAGGTCTTGAACAATAAAGGCATCAATTCCAAGAGGCAGAACTTTTAAAAGAGTTTCCTTCGCCTTTTCTAATTCGTTTTGAAAAATGAGAATATTGAAAGCGAGATGAACTTTCACTCCGTAGAGGTGGCACAGGTCGACGATCTCTTTTAGATCATTAATACTATGGTCAACTGTTCGTCCACGAGCGTTGAATCCTGGCATTCCAAGATAGATGGCATCTGCTCCATTGTGGATGGCAGCTCTGGCCATGTCGATATTTCCAACAGGCAATAGTAACTCAGATTTCTTCTCTTTTTTCATAGCGTTATCATTAGCAAAACTCTTGGATCGAGACAATGAGAAAGCCATAAGGTGGGAATTTTATTTACTTTTTTGGAACTGGTAACTCTTTGAAAAAAGGACTAGAATTTCCATTAAATAAGGAGCTTTTAATGAAAATTTACGGATCGACAACTTCACCCTATGTGAGACGATTGCGCCTTCTTTTGGAGGGACAGAGCTATCAATTTCACAAGGTGAACCTTATGGATGAGAAGGATCGAAAATTATTGGCAGATCTTGGGCCTATTAAAAAAGTACCTATTCTTGAAGACGGTGAGACTGTTCTCTATGAATCACGAGTGATCTTTAATTATTTGCAACAAAAGCTAGCTATAACAAAGAATGAGAGCGAAAAAGAAAATACTCTATCAATAATTGATGCTCTTAGTGACTCTCTGGTTATTATTTTACAGTTGAAATGGTCTGATGTTCCCTTTGATGAATCGAAGCTCATCTTCAAATTACAAAAAGAGAGAATTATTCAATCTCTTGAAGTGTTAGAGGAAATGGTTTCTCTTGGAAAATTCTCTGCGTGGGATTATCAAGCGATGTGCCTTTATTGTCTGATCGACTGGATTCTCTTTAGAGAGGTGTGGAACCTGACTGAGTATGAATCGTTACAAAAATTTCATGCGACTCATCGTGAAAAAGAGGTCTGCCAAATGACAGACCCTAGATTGTAAATTAAGAGATAATTGATTTTTTTATATCAAACCATGCACGATCGAGTTCCTCTCGATCGTCAGGGTGAGAGATTTTTATAAGCTCTTTTGCTCTTTGATTGAGAGTTTTTCCAAAGAGATCAGCGACACCATATTCAGTAACAATGTAGTGAGCATGGGCGCGAGTAGTGACAACGCCAGCTCCTTGTCTGAGTTTTGGAACGATTTTTGAAAATCCTTTTACTGATTTAGATGTGATAACTGTGATTGGTTTACCTCCTTCAGAAAGAAAAGCTCCTCTCATGAAGTCCATCTGTCCACCAACTCCAGAAATGATTCTCGATCCAACACTGTCAGCGCAAATTTGACCAGTCAGATCGATTTCAACAGCTGAGTTAATCGCAACGACTTTAGGATTTTTCTTAATGATTGCAGGATCGTTAACAAAAGATGCTGAAAGCTGAATGATAGATGGATTGTCGTCGATAAAATCATAAAGCTCTTTAGAGCCCATAACAAAGCCCGATACCGTTTTTCCTGGATAGACTTTCTTTTTTGAATTTGTGACAGCACCAGATTTTAGTAGTTCTAAAATACCATCAGACCACATTTCTGAATGAACACCTAAATCTTTGTGATCTTTAAGAAAGTGGCAAACTGCGTTCGGTACATTTCCAATTCCTACTTGAATTGTCGAGCCATCTTCAACAATCTCAGCGACACGTTTTCCAATGGCCAATTCCGTTTCACTCAGTCCTGTGCAGAGAACTTCTTGAATTGGACGATCAATCTCTGTATAGAAATCAATTTGAGAAGTATGAATAAATCCATCTCCGTGAACTCTAGGCATTTGCTTATTGATAAGAGCGACAACCTTTTTAGCTGCTTTTAATGCCCCTAGGGTAATGTCTACACTGACACCAAGAGAACAATATCCATGGCGGTCAGGAGAAGATACTTGAATAAAAGCTATATCGACGGACTTTTCACTATTTTTTAAAATATAACTTCCCTCAGAGAGAAAGCAAGGAGAGTAGTCGATGTTATCATAGTTAAGAAGTCTTCTTACATTTGATCCACAGAACAAACTTGTTATACGAAGGTTTTCTCCTAGGTCTTGAGCGAGTTCACGATAGTCATTTTCTGTGTGGATATGTATAAGCTCTATTTGTTTTTCAATACCAACGAGAGAGTCAAGCAGTTCAGTTGGTGTTGCAGCTCCTCCTTGAACAAAAATTCTGGCATCATTTGGAATAATACCGTGCAATTCCTTTTGATCTGATAATTTCTTCATTTGTTTTCCTTTTATATTTTATAAGAAACTTTATAATGTCGATTAGTGTTTGATACTATGATTCACATCATAATTAGATTTCATTTATTATAAGGTATAGAAGGTTCTATGAATATTTTTAGTTTGTTAGGTGTAATGGCCCTTGCTCAATTCAGTCCTGGTCCAGATATGGCGCTTCTTCTTAGAAATGTTCTTTCTCAGGGAAAGGGACGCTCTCTTGTTACAGTACTTGGAATCGTTGCCGGATTATCAATTCATTTTTCCTTGTGCTCTTTAGGTCTTGCTAGCTTACTCAAAGTTAATGAATCTTTATTTTTGGCCATCAAAGTCATAGGATGCCTCTACCTTATTTATCTTGGTATATCAGGTCTTCTCGCCAAAGTGTCACAGAACGGTCAAATTGAAGAAAAAAATCAGATTAGTTATATGAAGGCCTTCACACAAGGCTTTGTTTGTAATGTTCTCAATCCAAAGGCCACGATGTTTGTGCTTAGTGTTTTTACAGCGCTTGCAGGAGATGGACTAGAGACGAAGACTCTTTTTTTCTACTCGGGACTTCTATTGCTTGAAGCCTTGGTTCTTTGGTCAGTATTTGTACTTTTTGTTAGTCGGAAAGAAGTGATTGGGAAGATTAAAAAAATTGAGGCCCATATTGCAAAAGTGCTGAGCCTCATCTTGATTATTTTAGGTGGTCTTGGAATTTACGAAGGATTCTTTTAGAAAGTTGCAATAAGGCTTGTCGTTATCTTTCTGTCGTAAGCTGTTGCACCTTCTGTTGGAAGATTATCTTTTTTCCATTCGTATGTAACTTTTAGAGAAAACATCGAGTTGATTGTATTTCTAAAACTAGAGAGGACATTGAGTTGCCAGTCTTTGCTTTCATCAAAGTTTGGAACATATTCGACCTTCGTTTCAAATGAAGTCGTCTTATTATAATCAAATTTATAAGAAGCTTGTAAGAGGGCCTTGTTGAAATATTCTTTAGCTTGTTCAAAGCGTTTTTCAACAGTATATCGATAGGCAACTTCTGATTCAACAGAATGTTTGTCTGATTTGTGTAAAATAATATTCGAACCGACATCTGTGTTGTAGCTTGTTTCTATACCAGCGAATTTATCACCTTCAATAATTTCTCCGAGAAGAAGACCAACCCTTTTAGAGAAACGATAGACATAATTTGTATGAATATCCCAATTTCTTGAACTTAAAACACCTTCAGAAGTCCCGTAAGTGTAGTGTCCTCCAAATTTAATCTTATGTAGATTCTTCTCATAAGAGTTCTTAGAAATAAGATTGTATGTTTCAAGTTGTGAATTACCACTTGTATTAACAAGTCCTACTTCAGCTTCATTATGAAATTCAGCTTGAGCTAATGGACTAATAAAAAGTGCGATGAGTAACAGACGTCTCATAATTTCTCCTTCATTTTTTGTTAGAAATAGTCTCTACAATTTAATGAAAGGTGTCAATGAGACGTCACTAAACTAGTTTTTCGAAAAGTAGACAGAGGCCCTATCGATATAGCTTTTCATCTTTTGCTCAAATTGTTCAGGGTTGCTTTTAAGCACATAAGGCTTTTCTTTTTGGTAAGTGTAGATGTCATTGAGCTTCGGATAATGTCTGAGAATATCAGTAGAGTAAGTGTTGTCTAAAAAATGAATTCTCTGAAGAAGGGGAATGAGTGAAGAATCCACGAGAGAAAATCCATCTTCTAAAAATGTTTCTCTAGAGTTAGCCGCCATTTCAAGCCATGAAAGTTTAGACTTTAATTGATGAGTCTTTTCTTGTACTTCTTTTTCACTTTTTGCCATCATGATTTGAAAACAAAGTCCTGTTAAGTCTCCGTTGTATTCTATCCAAGATCTGGCCTTTGCTCTTTTAAAGGCATCTTGGGGAAGAAGGTTTGAGCCAGTTATATCGTCGATATATTCATTAATAACTGATGACTCAAAGAGGACGTCATTATCAATACAAAGTACTGGAACTTTTCCTGTTGGCGAAAGCTTTAAAAACCATTGCGGTTTATTTTGAAGATCAATATATTCAACTTCGTGGTGGATGTTTTTAAAAAGTAGTGTGATTGTTGACCTTTGAACATAGGGACAAAGTTCAAAACTTATAAGTTTCAATTTATGCATAAATTCTCCTTCATCTATTAGGATAACAGAATCACGACTGTGAAGGAAAGTGTTTAGATTAAATCTATTTTAGAGATAAAGAGTACTAATATTACAGTTATTAGTTTTTAGAAGGTATGCGCTTGGCAAATTTGAAGAGTTTTTCATTATTCTCTTGGTTCCAAAAGACAAATTGGAATGATTCAGCTTTCTTGGCACTATAGCTCATTCCCTCCAAAGAATCGAAACATTCCATATGAACTTCAATTTCAAGTTCGGAGATGAAGTCTTTAAGAAAGATCGCTGAAGAGGTTTGGCGTACATTTGTAATATTAATTTTTTGAATATCACGGTAGTTCTTTGGGCAAGAAAATTCACTCAATATCGCTTCAGAGATGTTGAAATTGTGTTTTCTTTGTTTCAGGTAAATAAAGGTATCACTTTTTAGATGGCCTTCTGATTGCGTTACTTTAAGTTGGTAATTACTTTGTCCAGGAATATCAAAGCTATGAGACTTGAAATCTAGTCTTGCCATCGCCGCGACTTTTAATCCTAGGTGATGAAGAAAGTCATGATCTTCAATTCCTATTTGGTGACCTACTTCATGAACAATAAGGGCCGTAATATAATTCATATTAACTAGATCGAGCATATTATAGAGTTGAGCAATATTAACATAGATTGGAAATTCATCTGTAAAGCCAGTTCTGGCTACTCTTGGAGTATTTGATGGGCCTTCATAGAAAAAACCAGAGTACTTCTCATCTATAAAAGCAAACTTATCACTTTTATTGATATTGATTTCGATAACCTCACTCATCTCTTTGAGAATTTCTTTTTCTTGTTTTGAAATATTACAATTTTCTTGTTGAATACAAACTTCTAAGAGGTAAGGAAGGTTATTATAAGCAGAGTGAAACATCATTTCGACAATTCCACCGCCATTACCAACGACATCACCATCACCACTTTTTGCCATGACTTCTTCAAGTTGGTAGATTTCTTTTTGAAAAGCGAGGTTAAGCCCAATCCTTTTCATTGGATCTAATCTCTCTTTAAGTTCTTTAATCTTTGAGGTGACATCCAACTCTTTATTTTGATGAGAGTCATTAAGATCTTCATTGGCAAAGATTGAAAATTGTAGACTTGAGAATAGGAGAAAAATGATTATTTTTTTCAAGTGACGACCTAGTGTTTTAAAATGGGTTTAGTGTGTGGAAAAAATTGAAATCCTAGTTGATAAACCTCATTTCTATTTTCACCACTTGCAAATTTATTATTAAATTCTTTAATGAATGCATGGATTTCATCTTTTGCTTCCTTCGCTCTTTCTTCATCAAAGCAAAGAGTTAAAGATGAAAATTGCCTTCTATTGCACGACTCTTCATCGAGAGAGTCTAATGCTTGAAGAAGCATTTCTTTATGATGGATCTGAATTGTTTTTGATGGAACATCTTGTGTCGTGATAATTCTTTGAGCACTAATTTTAAGATTTCCATCTTCCGTTTTGGTAATGTACCCAAGTTCTAAGAGATCATTAATGGCCTTTTTAATTTGAACCTTAGAAACTTTCTTTTTAAGTCTCTTTTCAATCCACACTAAGTCATTAATAAATTCACCTGTATTGATTAGCTGCTTGATTGCAATATAGTACCATTCACTAATCAATGAGAATTCTTTGAGAGAAATATTAAAAGAAGTATTTTTCTTTTGGATTTCATGAATCTCTTCTTGAATTTTAGAGAAATCAAGTGATCTTTCTTTGGTCTTTTCTAGTTCTACGAGAAGACCAAAGTAGCGAGATTGCTCTTCATCTAGAGCAAGTAACTCACAGAGCGCTTTCATCATGTCTTTACTTGGATGTCTTTGTCCTTTTAAGACCATCGAAAGAGAACTAGGGGATTTGTAACCAAGTCTTTTGGCCCAAGATGCTAGATTATTTGAACTATGGCTATAGAGTCCATTAGGCATACAGGCACTAATGAGAAACTCTCTATAGTTAGAGAAGTTATAAACCTCTAATGTCCTAAAATTTAAGTGTTCTTGTGTCATTTGACCCCCAAGTCTTTAACTATTTACTGCTTTCTTGAATTCTGTTCAATAAAATCAGTAAAGTTTGTAAAAAGGTTAGCATTTTCATGAAATTTTAGTGGTTTAACTCGTTAAAGTTTACGCTCAGAATAGCCGACAAGAATGGTATGAAATACGTGTTTTCACCCATTTTACTATTCATTCTCATAACGACAGCGCGAGCAGAGTTTCGTGAAATTAGTGATTGTGGGGATAATCAGAGTGGTCTAAGTCAAATCAAAGACCTTGGTGGAGTCACTGTAATTGGTGAAAAAGATGATTATGGGGAGTGTTTTTTTACGATCTCTCCCAATACAAATTCCAATCATCGTTCATTAACATTTAAAAACGATGGAAAGATGAATGTCTTTCTCGACTATGGGAAAATTGGGGGAGCAAAAGAATATGGCTTCTATCCTGTTCAAAATAAAGTTCAAGTCTTTTTTGATGAAGGAAGTGGAAAGATAAAAGTTATTCATGCCTCAGGTGATGAATTCTTTATCAATTCAAGTGACGGAAGTATCGATGAATCGATGACAACCGATATCACCATTAAACAACATGAACTCAAAGCGGGATCCAA encodes:
- a CDS encoding glutathione S-transferase family protein, which produces MKIYGSTTSPYVRRLRLLLEGQSYQFHKVNLMDEKDRKLLADLGPIKKVPILEDGETVLYESRVIFNYLQQKLAITKNESEKENTLSIIDALSDSLVIILQLKWSDVPFDESKLIFKLQKERIIQSLEVLEEMVSLGKFSAWDYQAMCLYCLIDWILFREVWNLTEYESLQKFHATHREKEVCQMTDPRL
- a CDS encoding alpha/beta fold hydrolase: MKNLLFIHGGPGLNSHADERMIESKFRSNDLRITFWNEPSEIRDEVKEVSFDIAIESLVKEFQQFQNPPVLIAHSFGAQYALALIKKLGLKNQKVIYICPDLEPLNTDLNIIKLAKDHFEREDKDKYDQLQQLTQSFTRSFDEIRIQALGIVGTYQELFLNYWVNKDVMAAYYSFLTDEYSFNINSYLAIRASAPLELIENFDEKNSLVLYSIHDPIINLNRNLDFKLIKESGHYPHIEAPDQIIEITKIFLS
- a CDS encoding LysE family translocator, which codes for MNIFSLLGVMALAQFSPGPDMALLLRNVLSQGKGRSLVTVLGIVAGLSIHFSLCSLGLASLLKVNESLFLAIKVIGCLYLIYLGISGLLAKVSQNGQIEEKNQISYMKAFTQGFVCNVLNPKATMFVLSVFTALAGDGLETKTLFFYSGLLLLEALVLWSVFVLFVSRKEVIGKIKKIEAHIAKVLSLILIILGGLGIYEGFF
- a CDS encoding acetyl-CoA hydrolase/transferase family protein; its protein translation is MKKLSDQKELHGIIPNDARIFVQGGAATPTELLDSLVGIEKQIELIHIHTENDYRELAQDLGENLRITSLFCGSNVRRLLNYDNIDYSPCFLSEGSYILKNSEKSVDIAFIQVSSPDRHGYCSLGVSVDITLGALKAAKKVVALINKQMPRVHGDGFIHTSQIDFYTEIDRPIQEVLCTGLSETELAIGKRVAEIVEDGSTIQVGIGNVPNAVCHFLKDHKDLGVHSEMWSDGILELLKSGAVTNSKKKVYPGKTVSGFVMGSKELYDFIDDNPSIIQLSASFVNDPAIIKKNPKVVAINSAVEIDLTGQICADSVGSRIISGVGGQMDFMRGAFLSEGGKPITVITSKSVKGFSKIVPKLRQGAGVVTTRAHAHYIVTEYGVADLFGKTLNQRAKELIKISHPDDREELDRAWFDIKKSIIS
- a CDS encoding U32 family peptidase, whose protein sequence is MKKEKKSELLLPVGNIDMARAAIHNGADAIYLGMPGFNARGRTVDHSINDLKEIVDLCHLYGVKVHLAFNILIFQNELEKAKETLLKVLPLGIDAFIVQDLGLVQLIKAISPQQVIHASTQMTVTNSEAIELLHDLDIKRFVLGRENSLKEIKEIRGKTQKELEVFVHGALCVAYSGQCFTSESIGGRSANRGQCAQSCRFEYEMIVDGKKKDLIDKNYLVSPQDLCGINELPELIEMGVESFKVEGRLKSPSFVATAAKSYKEVINDQYNPESLKKSIEEMAISYSRGFFSGWLHGVDHQQLVDGSYGSNRGLKLGQVLNKTRNTLIIGSQRNILKGEGLLFTAFENGKKRELGAKVFDVKILNQSKYELSFSKDFDLRKIQVNDTVYLTSSPQLEKETVKSFESRDFWKRIPLSIEFLAEVSKKASLTIQDDLGNTITVLSESPLEEAKSEIDLNKSKKTLSALSQSAYELKEIEIITNKTQPFLNNKELKVLRRKAIEQLNQKRIDRQITFYQDYEIARNREIKSYEKNLSKLNILVREPLQAEKLIEFLATTDKETRQIDSIILDYEFSKFLSGTIELFKEKLSNSDIKCAIATTRILKPKEYHHLNHILRLNPDFVLVRNLGAISYLKKNNPELPLRGDFSLNVANALSANYLLSKGLESLSVSYDLNEAQLLSMLKEGPAENLELTIHQYMPSFHMEHCVFAAFLSNGSSFRDCGKPCEKHKMELKDQFGNSHYIKVDQECRNTMFNATSQSASGLLNTVLPYGLHQFRIEALHESGEELIKKIESYIDFFEDRIEERELMSSINSMEKYGLSTGQLLKNDSYRDKKKGMNKYE
- a CDS encoding class I SAM-dependent methyltransferase, with protein sequence MRSPNYIMDKSEEYSRLEKQSLIDGYCYKEELRNFSLRNKKKILDAGCGTGMVSRYLESTLPNSEIHACDFSELRLKQAQNTDPNSRINYFHSDLLKIDQPDHSYDFIFCRFVYEYLSHPVEVTEEFRRVLNPNGQICLVDTDGCFINLWSENAELQSYIETLRRNLTVDLFAGRKLSIYLKKAGFKNIKWTMTSHTFQGIQRQLELENNIQRLHLAKEELTSALGSHEDYERFCKLYIEEQKKDESTLFLNKFIASATF
- a CDS encoding SRPBCC family protein, with the translated sequence MGHVLTIERTFRTDHHKLFLDFVDPRKIEHWFYEEDYWTAQAEVDLKIRGKYRIEMVTDIGNSFVHYGEFLEFNPAHTKLKFTWNSGVVENTIVDIEFRDLARARSMIRIHHGMFESESSRDKHELIWNKCLDHLEKYVENPTPFPIYQDPDYKDSDDFEETRAS
- a CDS encoding MFS transporter, which codes for MNKAYLFLAYGAIFALSLLDNGRGPAYPSILKDFHLETSKGALIFSLASFSGLILNFTSRYWLGFLGPIKATRYSLALLGMSGILYWYSGQSHQFPLLILASVLLGVGLAICTITMNILVASGSNEKNRRKLFAGLHSVYGATSFAAPFILTFFISNSLTWKEYFLVVSLAAFVVLFISFFLNGLKKIKINKSPLKKSVPLSERFFFGVMLASYVSAEILISSRLPYVLEKAYQFTPNQAAFSISCFFAFLGLGRLSFSFINLRYSSGSILVFSLITSLTSFLLGFLISPYFYVLIGLFQSYFFPVAMNYISEIYQDRSEYMTTAVMTFIGVGLSFTHYIFGISNEILGTKISFVLVFFLFTLSLSLLLKINRQLARVSSKSSESL